GTGTTTTTCTATAACATATGTAAGATCGGAGCTCTATCCATCCTGTGCGAAAAATGTGCTCTACCATGCTCTGAAACCCTGCGCCTATTGAATATGTCCCTAGTGGGCTTGAATCGGAGAGGAGCCAATACAAGCGGAAGGGAGGCGTGTCTTCGCTCTTCCCCAAGACCTCCCAGAGCAGGTTGTTGCGTTTGGGCTCTAAAGCCTGGAGACCTCCGAAGTGCTCGTCAGTTTTCGAAGTAGGAGCCATGGCGACAACAGCTCAGTATATTCCGAGGAATAACTCCTTACCGTCTAACCCGCTCATGCATCCGGATTCGGATAGGATGCATCAGGGGACGACTTACAGAGAGGTGCAGAAAATGATGCACCACGAGTACTTGCAAGGGCTTGCGGCTACTAACACGGGACACCCGATGAGCCTGACGCACCACCAGTGGCTGCCCACCTCCAACACCGACTGGTCCAGCGGCACCCACATCGGACAGCAGGAGCACAAAGCCAGCGTGCAGGCGACCCGGGAGGACCTGAGCAGCGGCTTCCACCACAGATCTCACCTGGTGCACCAGCAGACGCAGAGTAGCCACCATGGCTCTTGGGCACCTACCACGACGCACCACTTATCCTCGCTGTCCCCAGCATCCAACGGCCACCAGCCACTGGTCTACTCGCAGCCTGGATACACAAACCTCAACGCAATGCTGAGTCCCCAGCCCGGCTCCCTGCACCATGGCATGCGGGACCCGCTCCACGACGATTCGGGCAGCCACGACAACCAGATGGAGTCGCCCCAGCAGGCGTTCAGCCACCACCAGGACCACTCGGACGAGGACGCGCCCAGCTCCGACGACCTGGAGCAGTTCGCCAAGCAGTTCAAGCAGCGGCGGATCAAACTGGGCTTTACGCAGGCGGACGTGGGCTTGGCCTTAGGCACTCTGTATGGAAACGTCTTTTCTCAGACCACAATCTGCAGGTTTGAGGCGCTGCAGCTCAGCTTCAAGAACATGTGCAAACTTAAGCCGCTCCTAAACAAGTGGCTGGAGGAGACAGACTCAAACACGGGCAGTCCCACCAATTTGGACAAGATTGCTGCGCAGGGCAGGAAACGAAAGAAGAGGACCTCCATTGAAGTAGGGGTGAAAGGGGCGCTGGAAAATCATTTCTTAAAATGCCCAAAGCCGTCTGCTCATGAAATCAGCAGTTTAGCCAACACTCTGCAGTTGGAAAAAGAGGTTGTCCGTGTTTGGTTTTGCAacagaagacaaaaagaaaagagaatgaCACCAATTGGGGTCCCTCACCCGAATATGGAGGACGTATATTCCCAAGCAGAGACCCCTCCTCTACACCGCACACTACAGAGTCCTGTACAGTGACTGTTTTCATGAACAATCCGAGCATTTCCGCGGGGGGATAGAAAAGGGAAAGGGACTATGGAGTTTACAGTATTTAAGTTTGGCTTTTGTTTTCCTGAGAGAAAAGAGACATGGAAAAGTTGAACAGATGAGTTTTGCCCTTAGTATTCGGAGATCGTCATGTCCCACAAATAGATGGCAAGAGTGAACatgttaagaagaaaaaaatcaagaaaaaaagacaaaaaaaagaaaaaaaagaattcgcTATTACTGATTCCGTGCGCGTTTAAAGTGAAACAAAGATCTTTATTTACCAAAATTATATGGAGGAGAAGGCATACAAAGTTAATTTGATATGCCATGGCTGTTTCAAATGGGGAGTAATTAAATGTGGCAACTGAGACCATCTGTACCATGAACTGTTGGCGCTCACCAGAATGAGCTGGTTGCCTGAAAAATGATCAACACTGGAGATGAATAGCCTATACACCGAATGGACATTTTTGCTTTTGCAGACTTAAACTGATTAACCAGATTTCTGAATATTAGTGTATACTTTCTTTGTTATATTGAGTGTGATGTTTTGGTTTGGAAATACTTTAACTTCAGTGTCTCTTTCTGCAGACTTGTTTATGATTTCTCTCATTATTTGCTATAGGTACTGTAACTCATCAGAGCAGCCTCTAATGTTTCTGTTTACTCAGTGGGAGTTGATGGTGGAAAAGTGATGGAAATTATGGCACCCGAAAACACTCATAATTAAGGTCAGACACGTTTCAGAAAAACGTCCAGTGCAACAGGACGTTCAAGTTCTGACTGcatgccttaaaaaaaaaaatatttaaagcttTGCAGCTGACCTCGTCGAAATGTGCAAACAGCACTAGACGCTAAAAGGAGGTaattctaaaaacacattttatttttttttattttaattttttatttttttttggaagggggggggggcgggtgattgttttcaaattatttttttctttgcatgGAGCACTTATTCTTTCGTTGGAAattattattgcaattttaGATTTGTTAATACAATTGTGAGTGGAGCTGACCTCCACAGGCTTAAACATAACACATCCCATGTTTACAGGTTCCTGGTTATCACCACAGAGCGCTGTCAGCTCACACTGCTCACTGCCTGTTAATCCTGTTGTATTCCAAACATTTCAAGAGAGATTGGTCAAATACGAAATGaaaagtaataataactcaGGTAACTTCAGTGCCCCATGTCGGAATATCACGCCTGtacatgattattattatttttttgttcctcTGTGTTTTTAGATGTTTCAATCTGGTTACAACCACACCGTGTTTCCTTTGTCCCATAAATCCACTGTATTATATTAAAACGCTGGATTcggagaaaagaaaataatcataCCTTAAAGAGAAGCGATGAAGGGAGGGACTTAACTTTAGATAacctatatttattttttttctgacctgATAGGAAATCTGAAAATTTCATGCGTTGTGTGTCATTTCTcaatgttggaccagtccaaaaGCCTACAGCAGTGCTATCCAATACAGATGagaggaaactttttttttcaagaaaaaagaataatagtggaaaaaaagattttagagAAAACGTTGCCAGGATTATTTCCGATATGTAAATATGTCCAATATGTAAACTTGTATTTGTCCTgagatattgttttgtttttgtttctttccgGGCAGTTTTGTACACTTACTAATTCCAAGAAGATATTTTAATATGATTTCATTTATGAATCTgaccatttatatatatatatttatttcttaaACGTGTTTGGAGCTTTTTGTTTAGCTCTGTTAATGGTTATGTTGCAGTGGATTTcagtatgtttttctttttgtttactaCATTGGTTGTATGTTGATTGCTAAATGTAGACTGCAAAgtcacatttatatttatgttataGTAATATTTTATTACTTACATAAAACATATATACAAGAAATGGTCTTTTGTCTTCATTAAGATCCAAAACCAATCGTCCtttgttgttgtctgttgtGGCATCACCAGGCAAACAAAGATAAACATGATCATAAAGTGGAATGCTGTTCGGTGTGCTTGAGCATCGGGAAGTGGTCAGCGCACCATGTGTTCAGTCTCAATAGCAGTGATTCGTTATGTAACAGGCGCTCCTTTAAATCAGAAGCTGTGTACATGTGCTGTTAAAGGGAATATACAACAGTATTTTACCTCAGGCATTCCCTGCTAagtccacacagtctgacgttGTTCACATCTTTGTGTAATAATCGCAGTATTAAATTGTGCAATATCAATACGGAATTATTGTCTTTTCATTGAGTGGTTATTATTtgtactactattattattattattattattattatcattattattagtagAAGTAGTAGTACCTAGgtgacttttttatttagagTAGCCTAAAGGGCGTCCTTCAATCATATTGAGCTGTTTTCCTTATATAAACCATCATCACTTGTCATGTTTGAAGCATTTAAAAGGCGTATTGTGACGAATCTTTGATCGGAGACAAGAGCTGCCTGCAGGCAAAAATCCGCCTATTTTCTAAagatagagaaaaaaagataaaaaggatAAACAAAAAACGGCAGGCCCTAAAGTTTAATAAGAGTAAAGACAGGCCCACATTCACAGCCaacatattttaatgttatttagcACCTAAATAAATATTCAATTTCTCTAAGTCATAGCCTATATTAAAGGCCTATAGTCTTAAAGTTAGGCCCTTCTGTCTTCCGTAGTCTATAGTCTATATAGGCCTACCCATAGTCACGGGCCACAGAAGCAGTGCGCATTATTGTTCCTACATTGACATCTACATATTAGACCAGGATGCAGTTCGGGTCCATGGAGAGATTTATTGCACGCGCTGGATTGTAATTCCTTCCACCACATTTACGTTTCCATTTATACTGATACTCGAAATCACCGTGGAAAGCTGTACAGCAGTGTTCAAATTGTACATCCACGAAGCTTACAATTTTTAAGTTTGTAAAAGAAGCTAAACATTTTTAGGCTATTATTTCCAGATCAGGGGGAAGTTAtttccaacagttttttttgtttttgtttttttaaatatattgtattGGTCTACTTTCTCAGTGAAAGTGTGCCGTTAATCTAACACAAATAGGCTACGCAATACAAAGTTTGAGTAGTAGCAGGTCAGATTTTGGAGACAGACATTTACTCGACGGTTATTAATGTATGCCATTTACACATCTTTTGCCACTTAATGTCCACGACCATTTCTCTTAATTTTGAGTTTTGCGATTTTTCAAAAAGATGAATTTGTGTACGGTCATTTGTAGCCTAGGGTTGTCTAATGCATtgacaaaaatataatataaagacTGCCGGATTTTAAAATCGGGCCTTTCGTGCTGCTGTGATGCAAGCGGAAAAAAGTGCCTTTGCACTGGCTGAGGTGGTCAAACTGTGGGAGAGAAGGCCAACATTAGGGAGCAAACCAATTGTCAGAGAACAGCGGGTCACAGGCGCCCCCCGCTGGCTAAATCTCGGTACTGCACCATCAAATGTGTACCTCAAAGTTCGATAGAAATtaacaatcaaaacaaaaacaacaacataacgATATGATGATCTAGTTATTATTGTCAACATAATTTTacctgtttgtgtatgtttctgtaaaACACAAAGTTCAGGCATGTATAAACGATAACTCCGCCTGCTCAATTACTGAATTCTGCACCTTTGCAGAAGTTGATAACAGAGACTAAattgtgttttccttttcatgTCAAATATCAAGCTATTGAACAAATCTCATTTGGTTTGAGGTGTACAACACTGCTGGAGGTAAACTGTTGTTTCTGTGCAGGTGCACACCTTTCCCTCTGTTAACTAAATGTCCTTTATCTTGTCACTTCCTCACTGTAGTGAGCCAAGCAGAAAAACACCAGGTCCCATTTTTGTAAAAGCTTTAAATGTGACTCAGTCAGGGATCAACCATTAAACCTCCCAGTATCAGGACAGCCACTCAGACCACCGATGGCGTCTTAAGTGACCAATAGAAATGGTTTGAAATGCAATGCGAAACACAGGGGCCTACAGAGTGAACATAGATGGGGAAACAGAAGGAGTCCACAGTTGACAAGACAAGAGAGATGGTGGTGACTGGTACCAACTGTTATTTTTTTGATGATATGCAATTTTTATTCTGCGCCGTATGGAGGGACACAACCTCCATTATGCCGATAAATCAATAATACATGAGCAGAACTCATCACAAAACAGCAAAACCCAGCTATTTGACCTACGAATCACCACAGTTCACCctttcctcctttcctcctcttcccctctcAGCAGTCTGCTCTCCTACACTGAGTGGGCCCTCGGCAGCACTCGCAGAGGAGCTCGGGCGCTTGCAAACACCATGCCTCCTTCATCAGGGAAGTATCGTCACACACAGGAGATGTGGATTAGTGATGATTAGCAGGGATTATGGCTGGTTAATGGTGGGAAAATACATTAGGAACCATCGGCTCTGGAAAGGGGGAGGGGATTTCACTCACGCTAGCGGATTTGCATTGATCCACAGCAAATGAATGAGGATTAGCAGCATCAAGCTATCTGCCAACAGATAAATAACATTAAGCGTATTATACGCCAACGCCTGTTATTAATGACATTACAAACACCACTACAATGCTGGCAATTATGGAAATAATAGGAGCGGCTGAATAATTTACTTAGTTGGGATTCCTGTGATTCCACATCATCCTCATGTACAGAGACATGGGGTGATGCTGGAGAGCCAAGATACTGGTAGGCAGAGTAATAAGCCATTTGTAAGCACATGTTTTGGGTTGCCAGGCTGTGAAATACCCCATGGGTTGATGTTTATTCTCCTCCAGCAGCACTTGTCTTTTGCTCTCTCAAATTCATCATGAAGACCCCTCCAATAGATAATTTGATTACTTACACATGGGGAAAAAATTGAAGAGCGCCATGGACCAAAAGCCATCCATTAACAACTCCAGAATTATTAGATCATTGTCGTGAAAGAAGTCTTTCATTAATGTTTTACACACTCCCTAATAACCAAACAAGTGTGCATCCTGCAAGTCTATAACATGGGAACCCCAAACGTTCCCTTATGAATCACTTATAACTGTAATCCATAAAGTAGCTTATtgataaataaagacaaaatagtATGTGTTATTAGAAAGTGCCTATTAGCTAGATGTAAAAAAGCACTTGTGGTGcatcatttcaaatgtgttatAAGTCATAGCAAACTCAAAATACAGTTTCTCCTTGGATTTATGCATCCTTTTCATTTGATGGCAGGTAATGGTGACGTTCTATTGGATCATTACTGAGATATAACTGACCCTGATTAAATTGCATAGAGGGCATCTACAATACACATCCTCTGCACAGCCACATATTACTCTGTAGAAGTGTGGAGGAGGAAAAAGTGCTCATTCCTCCATATAACCAACATTTTAACCTGACAGGTAAAAGAGCCTGTAGCTTTCTTACTCTCTATTACCACCTCTTCCTCCAGCCgagttctcctctcctctttttacCGTTTATGTAATAAATACTCCACTCCCACAGTGAGTGGCAGTGAAAGGAGGGATGGAGACTGGAAAAAGAAcagaataatgtattttttcatCAAAAATTCCGTCT
This sequence is a window from Sander vitreus isolate 19-12246 chromosome 6, sanVit1, whole genome shotgun sequence. Protein-coding genes within it:
- the pou3f1 gene encoding POU domain, class 3, transcription factor 1, with protein sequence MATTAQYIPRNNSLPSNPLMHPDSDRMHQGTTYREVQKMMHHEYLQGLAATNTGHPMSLTHHQWLPTSNTDWSSGTHIGQQEHKASVQATREDLSSGFHHRSHLVHQQTQSSHHGSWAPTTTHHLSSLSPASNGHQPLVYSQPGYTNLNAMLSPQPGSLHHGMRDPLHDDSGSHDNQMESPQQAFSHHQDHSDEDAPSSDDLEQFAKQFKQRRIKLGFTQADVGLALGTLYGNVFSQTTICRFEALQLSFKNMCKLKPLLNKWLEETDSNTGSPTNLDKIAAQGRKRKKRTSIEVGVKGALENHFLKCPKPSAHEISSLANTLQLEKEVVRVWFCNRRQKEKRMTPIGVPHPNMEDVYSQAETPPLHRTLQSPVQ